Proteins encoded within one genomic window of Phototrophicus methaneseepsis:
- a CDS encoding carbohydrate ABC transporter permease yields the protein MQPSVTGHFVQPMPPHRWARFREKYSGYVFLIPWLIGFFVFTIGPILASLYLSFTHYDLMTSPEWAGLFNFERLLTRDTRFGQSMMVTFTFVFVSVPLQLIIALLIALVLNRGIRGLPWYRALFYLPSLLGGSVAIAILWRQVFGNEGLLNQVLMLFGIEGQSWIGSPDTALLTLIVLRVWQFGSPMVIFLAGLKQVPQSLYEAAEIDGAGSISKFFKITLPLITPIFFFNLVLQMISAFQAFTPAYIISDGTGSPADSTLFYSLYIYIQGFRYFRMGYAAAMAWIMLVIIVIFTIINFLLSKFWVFYGDDE from the coding sequence ATGCAACCTTCGGTTACGGGGCACTTTGTTCAACCGATGCCCCCCCATCGCTGGGCGCGGTTCCGTGAAAAATACTCAGGTTACGTATTCCTGATTCCCTGGCTCATCGGGTTTTTTGTCTTTACGATCGGTCCGATACTGGCCTCACTCTATCTCTCATTTACACATTATGACCTGATGACATCACCGGAATGGGCGGGGTTGTTTAACTTTGAACGCCTGCTGACGCGCGATACGCGCTTCGGACAGTCTATGATGGTCACATTCACATTCGTTTTTGTCAGCGTACCCTTACAGTTGATCATCGCTTTGTTGATTGCCCTGGTGCTGAATCGAGGTATTCGGGGCCTGCCCTGGTATCGCGCCCTGTTTTATTTGCCGTCGCTGCTGGGTGGCAGTGTGGCTATCGCGATTTTGTGGCGGCAGGTATTTGGTAATGAAGGGTTGCTCAACCAGGTGCTGATGTTGTTCGGCATTGAAGGCCAGAGCTGGATAGGATCGCCAGATACAGCATTACTGACCTTAATTGTCTTGAGGGTCTGGCAATTTGGCTCCCCGATGGTGATTTTTCTGGCGGGCCTCAAGCAGGTCCCACAATCCCTGTACGAAGCCGCAGAAATTGACGGCGCAGGCTCCATCAGTAAGTTTTTCAAAATTACGTTACCCCTCATTACGCCTATCTTTTTCTTCAATCTGGTGCTGCAGATGATCAGTGCATTTCAGGCATTTACGCCGGCCTACATCATCAGCGATGGCACTGGGTCGCCAGCAGATTCGACCCTGTTCTATTCGTTGTACATTTATATTCAAGGGTTCCGCTACTTCCGCATGGGGTACGCTGCGGCAATGGCGTGGATAATGCTCGTCATTATTGTCATCTTTACCATCATCAACTTCCTACTTTCAAAATTCTGGGTTTTTTACGGGGATGATGAATAG
- a CDS encoding Gfo/Idh/MocA family protein, whose amino-acid sequence MSMDKINVAIVGLGFGAEFIPIYQQHPHTNMYAICQRTESKLNEIGDAFGVEKRYTDIADLLNDPLVDAVHINSPIHLHAEHSIASLKAGKHTACTVPMATTVDECEAIIKAQQDSGKKYMMMETVVYSREFLYVRQLRDAGKLGKIQFLRAAHHQEMAGWPGYWEGLPPMYYATHVVSPCLAMAQADAEYVSCFGSGRIDENLIEKYGSPFAIETAHIKLHNSDLSAEVSRSLFNTARQYIESFDVYGSKMSYEWPLIEHTQPVVHTGEEPENVTVPDFAHLLPEEIQHFTTKGVYGEEEQHLSFIQGAGHGGSHPHLANEFIRSIVEDDDPFPNVKQSANWTCVGILAHESAMQGGKIIPLPAFTLSS is encoded by the coding sequence ATTAGTATGGATAAAATTAATGTTGCGATTGTGGGTTTGGGCTTCGGGGCGGAATTCATCCCGATTTATCAACAACATCCGCACACAAATATGTATGCCATTTGCCAGCGAACAGAAAGCAAATTGAATGAAATTGGCGATGCTTTTGGTGTGGAAAAACGCTACACGGATATTGCTGATTTATTGAATGACCCTCTTGTGGATGCCGTCCACATCAATTCACCCATCCATCTCCATGCGGAACACAGCATTGCTTCGCTGAAGGCTGGCAAGCACACGGCCTGTACTGTTCCGATGGCGACGACAGTTGACGAGTGCGAAGCCATTATCAAAGCCCAGCAGGACTCCGGCAAGAAGTACATGATGATGGAAACAGTCGTCTATAGCCGTGAATTCCTGTATGTGCGCCAATTACGCGATGCTGGCAAATTAGGGAAAATCCAGTTTTTGCGTGCCGCACATCATCAAGAAATGGCGGGTTGGCCCGGCTATTGGGAAGGCTTGCCGCCGATGTATTATGCAACCCATGTGGTTAGCCCTTGCTTGGCAATGGCACAGGCAGATGCCGAATATGTATCGTGTTTTGGGTCTGGGCGTATTGATGAAAACCTCATCGAAAAGTATGGTTCGCCTTTTGCGATTGAAACGGCCCATATTAAGCTTCACAACAGCGATCTATCCGCAGAAGTGAGTCGTTCCTTATTCAATACAGCGCGCCAATATATTGAGAGCTTCGATGTTTATGGGAGCAAAATGTCCTATGAATGGCCTTTGATTGAGCATACTCAGCCCGTTGTGCATACTGGCGAAGAGCCAGAGAACGTCACTGTGCCGGACTTTGCCCACCTGCTGCCTGAAGAAATCCAGCACTTTACGACAAAGGGCGTTTATGGCGAAGAAGAGCAGCATTTGTCGTTTATACAGGGGGCCGGGCATGGTGGTTCGCATCCTCATCTGGCGAATGAATTCATCCGCAGTATTGTTGAAGATGATGACCCTTTCCCGAATGTGAAACAATCGGCAAACTGGACCTGTGTCGGGATTTTGGCCCACGAATCGGCCATGCAGGGTGGCAAGATAATCCCGCTGCCTGCATTTACCCTGTCTTCATAG
- a CDS encoding sulfatase family protein — protein MRIIYFDLDCVRKDHLGLYGYNRNTSPNMDHLAQSSVVFENCFVSDAPCLPSRAALFSARPGISNGVISHEFPGCEFRFPGKEGMPNYYPEYTMPMRMLQENDYHTVTFSIFQQRHMAWWFNAGFSEVHNPTRPSAHENASDVNPRVIRWIEKNIADYDDLFLHIHYWDAHTPYHPSDEMIAQVADNPLPDYPDEATIQDHYANFYGPKSARDIMIRRGDQGYKSPHPAMPDQISNREEFKHMLDSYDASIATVDRAIGEIIDALKAADAYEDTVIIISADHGEAIGQMGMYFEHGVAVDGVTNVPLIVHIPGVTDSGTHSEAMVYQYDFMATLLDLLNIHRPERWDAKSFLPALREEDFAGRPFVVYGCGIFSLQRAIRTPDYALVWTYHPGCSPLDERYLFDIQNDPNQTTNIIDTQPDVVQELESAYLKWWQGWCMGPNAVIDPFVPQTPVFEYFPVEEMRQRLRFLGRDDQLADLEVRLAKYRRQKPQAPIAGSLI, from the coding sequence ATGCGAATTATTTATTTTGATCTAGATTGCGTCCGTAAGGATCATCTCGGCCTTTATGGTTATAACCGCAATACATCTCCGAATATGGACCATCTCGCTCAGTCTTCTGTGGTCTTTGAAAATTGTTTTGTCTCTGATGCGCCGTGTTTACCATCACGGGCGGCGTTATTCTCAGCGCGCCCGGGTATCTCCAACGGGGTTATCAGCCATGAATTTCCTGGTTGTGAATTTCGCTTTCCGGGTAAAGAAGGTATGCCGAATTATTACCCGGAGTACACCATGCCTATGCGCATGCTGCAAGAGAACGATTACCACACCGTGACGTTTTCAATTTTCCAGCAGCGGCATATGGCGTGGTGGTTCAATGCGGGTTTTAGTGAGGTGCACAACCCAACGCGTCCTTCTGCCCATGAGAATGCCAGCGACGTGAACCCGCGTGTTATCCGCTGGATTGAAAAGAACATCGCGGATTATGATGACCTGTTTTTGCACATTCATTATTGGGATGCGCATACCCCTTACCATCCCTCGGACGAGATGATCGCACAGGTTGCCGACAATCCATTGCCTGACTATCCCGATGAAGCGACGATTCAAGACCATTATGCGAACTTCTATGGCCCCAAGTCTGCCCGTGACATCATGATCCGGCGCGGTGATCAGGGTTATAAAAGCCCGCACCCAGCAATGCCGGACCAAATCTCCAACCGGGAGGAGTTCAAGCATATGCTGGATTCCTACGATGCCTCCATTGCGACGGTTGACCGTGCCATTGGCGAAATCATTGATGCGCTGAAAGCCGCTGACGCTTACGAGGACACCGTCATCATCATCTCTGCCGATCATGGCGAAGCGATTGGTCAAATGGGGATGTACTTCGAGCATGGGGTTGCGGTCGATGGTGTGACCAATGTGCCTTTGATCGTGCATATCCCCGGTGTGACGGATAGTGGCACGCACAGCGAAGCGATGGTCTATCAATATGACTTTATGGCGACACTGCTGGATTTGCTGAATATCCATCGCCCTGAAAGATGGGATGCAAAGTCGTTCTTGCCAGCGTTGCGCGAGGAAGATTTTGCGGGACGTCCTTTTGTGGTCTATGGCTGCGGCATTTTTTCGTTACAACGGGCGATTCGCACGCCGGACTATGCGCTCGTCTGGACGTATCATCCGGGGTGTAGCCCCCTGGATGAGCGCTATCTGTTTGATATTCAAAATGACCCCAATCAAACGACGAATATCATAGATACTCAGCCAGATGTTGTTCAAGAACTGGAAAGCGCCTATCTCAAGTGGTGGCAAGGCTGGTGTATGGGGCCGAATGCGGTTATTGATCCCTTTGTCCCGCAGACGCCCGTATTCGAGTATTTCCCTGTTGAGGAGATGAGGCAGCGATTGCGGTTTTTAGGCCGGGATGACCAGCTAGCAGACCTTGAAGTGCGCCTTGCTAAGTATCGACGCCAGAAGCCACAGGCACCTATCGCGGGCAGCTTGATATAA
- a CDS encoding amidohydrolase family protein: MIIDADTHISPFSDDALDIPIDELLRRLDRAKVDKAIVWQRPPYMREVAEANRYVYQAMKDHPDRVIGFGWVNPHLGTEKMLDEIKRCHEAYGMHGIKLNGAQNSFYIDSDAVMPLLDAIAATDTVMAFHIGTDAYEATHPYRMGKIAARYPDKRLLMIHMGGVGFHDLSNAAIEVMQTYDNIMGIGSAIRPIKLLKALKTLGAERVAFGSDTPFNLTHVEVAAYQALLEDEFTENEKQQIMAGNIARWLNLDL; this comes from the coding sequence ATGATTATTGATGCCGATACCCACATATCGCCTTTCAGCGATGATGCACTGGACATCCCCATTGATGAACTGCTGCGCCGCCTTGACCGTGCAAAGGTCGATAAGGCTATTGTCTGGCAGCGACCACCCTACATGCGCGAAGTCGCCGAAGCCAATCGTTATGTGTACCAGGCGATGAAAGACCACCCTGACCGTGTGATTGGCTTCGGTTGGGTGAATCCACACCTCGGCACGGAGAAGATGCTGGATGAGATCAAACGCTGCCACGAAGCATACGGCATGCACGGCATCAAGCTAAATGGTGCTCAGAACAGCTTTTACATTGATAGTGACGCTGTGATGCCGCTGCTCGACGCGATTGCTGCAACGGACACCGTGATGGCTTTTCATATTGGCACAGATGCCTATGAGGCGACGCACCCTTATCGCATGGGTAAAATCGCGGCTCGCTACCCCGATAAACGCCTGCTGATGATCCATATGGGTGGGGTTGGCTTCCATGATCTATCCAACGCGGCAATTGAAGTCATGCAGACCTATGACAACATCATGGGGATTGGCAGTGCGATCCGCCCGATTAAGCTGCTCAAAGCATTGAAGACGCTCGGTGCAGAGCGTGTAGCCTTTGGCAGCGATACGCCATTTAATTTAACGCATGTTGAGGTCGCAGCTTATCAGGCTTTGTTGGAAGACGAATTTACAGAGAATGAGAAGCAGCAGATTATGGCTGGCAATATCGCTCGCTGGCTCAACCTGGATTTATAA
- a CDS encoding PAS domain-containing protein has product MFQAVVDNIPQMIYWKDNALAYIDCNRSFASFIQQALPPESQNHFTFTGKQEHELPWQPDVRAYFEKIDKETLTSKQAHCNLEIKTTHQGQTCWLRTSRIPLKNQQDEVIGLLGVIENITEQKASEKALKASQEMLQLVMDNIPQAIFWKNRDYIIMGGNRNFFNDAGDGTLASVIDKTDYDLSYRVEEADFFREVDRRVMESDQPEYRIIEPQLQADGKQAWLETNKIPLHDADGNVVGILGTYEDITERKYAEEARRRELEQRVEERTRELSASNAQLKQEIEQRERIEDALRLSGQRYALATNAGQVCVWDWHSDTDQIYLAPGLNDLLGLEEHDTPTTLDDWLLLIHPEDRQLFKETLQCHLKGEIPHCENKLRMMHKNGEIRWMLSRGTIVNEELRIMGSITDITDLTHMQHAEHEQRMLAEALCDNAALLNSTLNIEEVLDRILRVIERSVPHQVANIMLVDKHTARIVRSMQSKIHKAIASRQKSHFALSEHTVLSQMQRTRKPCVLSDIHFDEPYWQLCEHKGMKSYVGTPICLQGEVIGFLNLHSHDPDCYNETHGERLQAFANQAASAIQNARSFERAQVIAALEERQRLARDLHDAVSQTLWSANITAEVLPDLWEQDINEGRKCLDDLHKFTNGALSEMRALLVELRPSGLVETRLEELLQQLTESMSNRMGFPVGLSVQGNCLLPPDTQVAFYRIAQEALNNISRHTTATSASVAFVHQAHYARLIVTDNGTGFDVSNIPSHRLGLSIMRERATSIGARLEIHSQPGQGTQIQLEWQKEIPLNA; this is encoded by the coding sequence ATGTTTCAAGCCGTCGTCGACAACATCCCCCAGATGATCTATTGGAAGGACAATGCCCTAGCTTATATCGACTGTAACCGCAGTTTTGCGTCCTTTATCCAGCAGGCACTGCCCCCAGAAAGCCAAAATCACTTCACTTTTACGGGCAAGCAGGAGCATGAACTGCCCTGGCAGCCTGATGTCCGCGCTTACTTCGAAAAAATCGACAAAGAAACGCTGACGTCGAAACAAGCCCATTGCAACCTGGAAATCAAGACGACCCATCAGGGGCAAACTTGCTGGCTCAGGACCAGCCGCATCCCACTCAAAAACCAGCAGGACGAAGTCATTGGCCTGCTCGGCGTGATTGAAAATATCACAGAACAAAAGGCTTCTGAAAAAGCCCTCAAAGCGTCTCAGGAAATGCTGCAACTGGTGATGGATAATATCCCGCAGGCGATCTTCTGGAAGAATCGAGATTACATCATCATGGGTGGGAATCGCAATTTCTTCAACGATGCGGGGGATGGCACACTCGCCTCTGTTATTGACAAGACGGATTACGACCTGTCATATCGTGTTGAAGAAGCCGATTTCTTTAGAGAAGTTGACCGGCGCGTGATGGAGAGCGATCAACCAGAATATCGTATCATCGAGCCTCAGTTGCAGGCAGATGGTAAGCAAGCCTGGCTGGAAACGAACAAGATTCCGCTGCATGATGCAGATGGCAATGTCGTCGGTATCCTGGGCACATACGAAGACATTACCGAGCGCAAATATGCCGAGGAAGCACGCCGCCGCGAGCTTGAGCAGCGCGTCGAAGAACGCACCCGCGAGCTTTCTGCATCCAACGCACAGCTTAAGCAAGAAATTGAGCAGCGTGAACGCATTGAAGATGCGTTGCGCTTAAGTGGGCAGCGTTATGCACTGGCGACCAATGCTGGGCAGGTCTGCGTGTGGGATTGGCACAGTGACACTGATCAAATATACCTCGCCCCCGGCCTCAATGACTTGCTCGGCCTTGAGGAGCATGATACACCGACGACGCTGGATGATTGGCTGCTGCTCATCCATCCTGAAGATCGTCAGTTATTCAAAGAGACGTTGCAGTGCCACCTTAAGGGCGAAATCCCGCATTGTGAAAATAAGCTGCGGATGATGCACAAAAACGGTGAAATTCGCTGGATGCTATCGCGCGGGACAATCGTTAACGAGGAATTGCGCATTATGGGGTCGATCACCGATATTACCGACCTCACCCATATGCAACACGCGGAACATGAACAACGTATGCTCGCTGAGGCTTTATGCGATAACGCGGCCCTGCTGAACAGCACCCTCAATATTGAAGAAGTCCTTGACCGCATTTTGCGGGTGATTGAGCGCTCGGTGCCGCATCAGGTCGCCAATATCATGCTGGTGGACAAACACACAGCGCGTATTGTCCGCTCGATGCAAAGTAAGATACACAAAGCGATTGCAAGCCGCCAAAAATCCCATTTTGCTCTCTCGGAGCACACCGTACTCAGCCAGATGCAGCGTACTCGCAAGCCCTGCGTGCTCAGCGATATTCATTTTGATGAGCCGTATTGGCAACTATGCGAGCACAAAGGCATGAAGTCCTATGTCGGCACGCCGATTTGCCTTCAGGGTGAAGTCATCGGGTTTTTGAACCTGCACAGCCATGACCCCGATTGCTATAACGAGACGCACGGGGAACGTCTGCAAGCATTCGCCAATCAGGCAGCCAGTGCTATCCAGAACGCACGCTCATTTGAACGCGCACAGGTCATTGCAGCGCTGGAAGAACGCCAACGACTGGCGCGAGATTTGCACGATGCGGTTAGCCAGACGCTCTGGTCGGCCAATATCACTGCCGAAGTGCTGCCAGACCTATGGGAGCAAGACATCAACGAAGGGCGTAAATGCCTTGATGACCTGCACAAGTTCACAAATGGGGCCCTCTCGGAAATGCGCGCACTGCTCGTGGAACTGCGTCCCTCAGGGCTGGTAGAAACGCGGCTGGAAGAGCTTTTGCAACAATTGACAGAATCCATGTCAAACCGGATGGGGTTTCCCGTTGGCCTTAGTGTGCAGGGCAATTGTCTGCTGCCACCGGATACCCAAGTCGCGTTTTACAGGATTGCGCAAGAAGCCTTGAATAATATTTCACGCCACACCACAGCCACATCGGCATCAGTTGCGTTTGTGCACCAAGCGCATTATGCCAGGCTCATTGTGACGGATAATGGCACAGGTTTTGATGTCAGCAACATTCCCTCGCACCGCTTGGGCCTGAGCATCATGCGTGAGCGTGCCACATCCATTGGCGCGCGGCTAGAAATTCATAGCCAGCCCGGCCAGGGCACACAAATCCAATTGGAATGGCAAAAGGAGATACCCCTGAATGCCTGA
- a CDS encoding response regulator codes for MPDQTIRLLIVDDHAMVRRGLATFLKASHDFELVGEAGNAIDALRLCEQVHPHVVLMDLMMPEMSGIDAIPAVLEAHPDVKIIALTSFKEQHLIRAALRAGATSYLLKNVSAEKLSAAIRATYSGMPILSPELTDVLTNQEEEDHFAELTQREREVLTYMVEGLSNEEIAQELVLSASTVKNHVSSILAKLSVSSRAKATNLAIKHNLVNSS; via the coding sequence ATGCCTGATCAAACGATTCGTCTGCTCATTGTCGATGACCACGCGATGGTTAGGCGCGGCCTGGCAACCTTCTTAAAAGCATCGCATGACTTTGAACTCGTTGGGGAAGCCGGCAATGCGATTGATGCCCTGCGCTTATGTGAGCAGGTCCATCCCCATGTCGTATTGATGGATTTGATGATGCCGGAAATGAGTGGTATTGATGCGATCCCCGCCGTGCTGGAAGCGCACCCGGATGTGAAGATCATCGCCCTGACCAGCTTCAAAGAGCAGCATCTGATCCGTGCCGCGCTGCGAGCTGGCGCGACCAGCTATTTATTGAAAAACGTCTCAGCGGAGAAGCTCTCCGCCGCCATTCGTGCGACGTATTCCGGGATGCCTATTCTTTCGCCAGAACTGACGGATGTGCTGACCAATCAGGAAGAAGAAGACCACTTCGCGGAATTGACACAGCGTGAGCGCGAAGTCCTGACGTATATGGTTGAAGGGCTGAGCAATGAAGAAATCGCCCAGGAACTGGTGCTCAGCGCGTCAACAGTGAAGAATCACGTCAGCAGCATCCTTGCTAAGCTCAGCGTCAGCAGCCGTGCCAAAGCGACAAATCTGGCGATCAAACACAATCTGGTTAACAGCAGCTAG
- a CDS encoding ABC transporter substrate-binding protein yields the protein MLKRLHLVRMGALFTVLMMLSAAVIQAQDEPTVRLAWWGNEPRHDMYAILSDTFEEETGINLEREFNAWGPYWELLSTQVAAGNLPDILHMHPNYVNEYAARGQLLDLTPYVESGELDLSAFPQGILDSGKVGDQIYMVTLGNSSPGTHYNAEFFEEAGIEIDPFTWTWDDYVAAAVALRPIMPEGTWPASDDGASDQALETFLRQRGKDFMDAEGIAFERQDLLDFWGMYEDMRAQNLIPPPDISQEYENVGHADSMLANGIVAMDIGSGNQHKLYQEATDYPLGLAVIPRTLDENGELQYGDVIGGAYLSCAANTEHVAECLEYINWMVNDPDVALIFNGEHGPPGNADNAAMIAEELDPADQRMFDMMAAIAPYASLRSQRPEWGTEAADAYIRIYEELAFGNYTLEEAADAFFEEIDFISS from the coding sequence ATGCTAAAGAGACTTCATTTAGTCCGTATGGGTGCCCTGTTTACCGTCCTGATGATGCTTTCAGCAGCGGTAATACAGGCGCAGGACGAGCCGACGGTGCGACTAGCATGGTGGGGCAATGAACCCCGGCATGATATGTACGCTATTTTGAGCGATACGTTCGAAGAGGAAACAGGGATTAACCTGGAGCGCGAGTTCAATGCGTGGGGGCCGTACTGGGAACTGCTGTCGACACAGGTCGCTGCAGGGAATTTACCAGACATCCTGCATATGCACCCGAATTATGTCAATGAATACGCCGCACGCGGCCAATTGCTCGACCTGACGCCGTATGTGGAATCCGGCGAATTGGACCTGAGCGCTTTCCCACAGGGCATCCTCGACAGTGGTAAGGTCGGTGACCAGATTTACATGGTGACGCTTGGCAATTCCTCACCAGGTACGCACTACAATGCAGAATTCTTTGAAGAAGCCGGTATCGAAATTGACCCGTTCACCTGGACGTGGGACGACTATGTCGCTGCTGCCGTCGCACTGCGCCCCATCATGCCAGAAGGCACATGGCCCGCTTCCGACGATGGCGCATCGGACCAGGCGCTAGAAACATTCCTGCGGCAGCGTGGTAAGGACTTTATGGATGCCGAAGGCATCGCCTTTGAGCGCCAGGACTTGCTAGACTTCTGGGGTATGTATGAGGATATGCGGGCCCAGAACCTGATTCCCCCGCCAGACATCAGCCAGGAATATGAAAACGTCGGCCATGCGGATTCGATGCTGGCGAATGGCATCGTGGCGATGGACATTGGCTCCGGCAATCAGCATAAGCTCTATCAAGAAGCCACGGACTATCCGTTGGGGCTGGCTGTCATCCCGCGTACGCTGGATGAAAACGGTGAACTTCAGTATGGTGATGTGATTGGTGGTGCCTATCTGTCATGTGCCGCAAATACGGAACATGTCGCGGAATGCCTTGAATACATCAATTGGATGGTCAATGACCCGGACGTTGCCCTCATCTTCAACGGCGAGCATGGCCCCCCAGGGAATGCCGATAATGCTGCGATGATTGCTGAAGAACTCGATCCAGCAGATCAGCGTATGTTCGATATGATGGCGGCCATTGCGCCCTATGCCTCGCTGCGCTCACAGCGCCCAGAATGGGGTACAGAAGCCGCAGATGCCTACATCCGCATTTATGAGGAACTGGCATTTGGTAACTATACCCTGGAAGAGGCTGCTGATGCCTTCTTCGAGGAAATCGACTTCATTTCGTCCTGA
- a CDS encoding carbohydrate ABC transporter permease: protein MSTNNQHFLRRLLIPRYWPVHLMLILATIVMLYPLLWMVSSSLKPETEIFQSSGLIPSELTFSNYTEGWTALQTPFTRFYINSFIIVILVVIGNVLTSSLTGYAFARVKFPGKRIWFSLMLLTLMLPFHVTLVPRYIMFSELNWINTILPLVVPSFLATEAFFVFLNVQFIRGIPRDLDEAASVDGASRWQIFTRIIFPLSTPALITTAIFSFIWTWNDFLSQLLYLNKTELLTVPLALRQFVSAMDQSSYGQLFAMSTLAQIPILLFFVFGQKYIVEGIATTGFKG from the coding sequence ATGAGTACAAATAACCAACATTTCCTACGCCGTTTGCTGATTCCCCGGTATTGGCCTGTTCACCTGATGCTGATACTGGCAACGATCGTTATGCTGTATCCTCTGCTGTGGATGGTGAGCAGCTCGCTAAAGCCAGAAACGGAAATCTTCCAGAGTTCAGGCTTAATCCCCAGTGAACTGACCTTCAGCAATTACACCGAAGGCTGGACGGCATTACAGACGCCGTTTACGCGCTTCTACATCAATTCATTTATCATTGTGATCCTGGTAGTCATTGGCAATGTGTTGACCAGTTCGCTGACGGGCTATGCATTTGCCCGCGTTAAATTCCCTGGTAAGCGCATCTGGTTCTCGCTGATGCTGCTGACGCTGATGCTGCCCTTCCATGTGACACTGGTTCCGCGTTACATCATGTTCAGCGAACTAAATTGGATCAATACGATTTTGCCGCTGGTTGTGCCGAGCTTCCTGGCGACAGAAGCGTTTTTTGTGTTCCTGAATGTGCAGTTTATACGTGGCATACCCAGGGACCTTGATGAAGCCGCATCTGTTGACGGGGCGTCTCGCTGGCAAATCTTCACGCGGATTATTTTCCCTCTGAGTACACCCGCGCTCATCACAACAGCGATTTTCAGCTTCATCTGGACCTGGAACGACTTCCTGAGCCAGTTGCTCTATCTGAACAAAACAGAGCTTTTGACTGTTCCGCTTGCGTTACGTCAATTTGTTTCGGCGATGGATCAATCGTCTTATGGGCAGTTATTTGCCATGTCGACCCTCGCACAGATCCCGATTCTGCTGTTCTTCGTATTTGGTCAAAAATACATTGTTGAGGGCATTGCAACGACTGGCTTTAAGGGCTAA
- a CDS encoding sugar phosphate isomerase/epimerase family protein produces the protein MIGLACATLSCDGFGDTDFVESFRMLPEIGFKYVEFNCWYPSTITPAKMEDLKQRCAETGLIPASIHGTHFGAANDMELSKDTAHKIRLIEAAGELGVTRIGATGASRGSNGGLDAIITVLKEIVPVAEAQGVEIGLENHEGNNLETIEDYERIFEAVDSPNLGIWLDTGHFDASNVDMDDLIDRLHSHVNHIHVKDNEKKGVKSFTRFGDGTTDNYRVIDRMLEKGYSGFITVELSPLDPSTIFEDLVVARKMFKRYETS, from the coding sequence ATGATTGGTCTTGCTTGTGCCACATTATCGTGTGATGGGTTCGGTGATACGGATTTTGTTGAAAGCTTCCGTATGCTGCCCGAAATTGGGTTCAAATATGTTGAATTCAACTGCTGGTATCCCAGTACAATCACACCAGCCAAAATGGAAGATCTCAAACAGCGCTGTGCTGAGACAGGGCTTATCCCCGCTTCGATACATGGGACGCACTTCGGCGCTGCCAACGATATGGAACTTTCCAAAGATACGGCGCACAAAATCCGGCTGATTGAAGCAGCCGGTGAACTCGGTGTGACGCGCATCGGGGCGACGGGTGCTTCGCGCGGCTCCAACGGTGGGCTGGATGCAATCATCACGGTCCTGAAAGAGATTGTGCCGGTTGCAGAAGCACAGGGCGTTGAGATTGGGCTTGAGAACCACGAAGGCAATAACCTGGAAACCATTGAAGATTATGAACGCATCTTTGAGGCTGTTGATTCCCCCAACCTGGGTATCTGGCTGGATACAGGGCACTTCGACGCTTCAAATGTGGATATGGATGATCTCATTGATCGACTTCATTCGCATGTCAATCATATTCATGTTAAAGACAATGAGAAGAAAGGTGTCAAGTCGTTTACACGCTTTGGTGATGGCACGACGGATAACTATCGCGTCATTGATCGCATGTTGGAAAAAGGATACAGCGGCTTCATCACGGTAGAATTATCGCCACTGGATCCATCCACTATTTTCGAGGACCTCGTTGTCGCCAGAAAGATGTTCAAGCGCTACGAAACATCGTGA